In one Balaenoptera ricei isolate mBalRic1 chromosome 20, mBalRic1.hap2, whole genome shotgun sequence genomic region, the following are encoded:
- the CACNG1 gene encoding voltage-dependent calcium channel gamma-1 subunit isoform X2, producing MPQTEALKVRLTLLCVLAGIVLALVAVVTDHWAVLSPHVEHRNASCQAAHFGLWRICTKRIVPGDGRDRSCGPITLPGEKNCSYFRHFNPGESSEIFEVTTQKEYSISAAAIAIFSLGFVIVGTACALLSFRKKRDYLLRPAAMFFAFAGLCIFVSVEVTRQSVKRMVDSEDTAWIKYYYSWSFACACAAFVLLFLGGLALLLFSLPRMPQNPWESCMDAEPEH from the exons ATGCCGCAGACCGAGGCCCTGAAGGTCCGCCTGACCCTCCTCTGCGTGCTGGCGGGCATCGTGCTGGCGCTGGTGGCCGTGGTGACCGACCACTGGGCCGTGCTGAGCCCCCACGTGGAGCACCGCAACGCCAGCTGCCAGGCGGCGCACTTCGGCCTCTGGCGGATTTGCACCAAGCGGATCGTGCCGGGCGACGGCAGGGACAGGAGCTGCGGACCCATCACCCTGCCTGGGG AGAAAAACTGTTCCTACTTCAGGCATTTTAACCCAGGCGAGAGCTCGGAGATCTTCGAAGTTACCACTCAGAAAG AGTACAGCATCTCGGCCGCAGCCATTGCCATCTTCAGCCTGGGCTTCGTCATCGTGGGGACCGCCTGCGCGCTCCTGTCCTTCCGGAAGAAGCGGGATTACCTGCTGAGGCCGGCAGCCATGTTCTTCGCCTTCGCGG GTCTCTGCATCTTCGTCTCGGTAGAGGTCACACGGCAGTCGGTGAAGCGCATGGTCGACAGCGAGGACACCGCCTGGATCAAGTACTATTACTCCTGGTCCTTCGCCTGCGCCTGCGCGGCCTTCGTCCTCCTCTTCCTAGGCGGCCTCGCCCTCCTGCTCTTCTCCCTGCCGCGGATGCCCCAGAACCCCTGGGAGTCCTGCATGGACGCCGAGCCCGAGCACTAG
- the CACNG1 gene encoding voltage-dependent calcium channel gamma-1 subunit isoform X1 encodes MPQTEALKVRLTLLCVLAGIVLALVAVVTDHWAVLSPHVEHRNASCQAAHFGLWRICTKRIVPGDGRDRSCGPITLPGAPEAAREKSTASIPNHQWQSHTPEKNCSYFRHFNPGESSEIFEVTTQKEYSISAAAIAIFSLGFVIVGTACALLSFRKKRDYLLRPAAMFFAFAGLCIFVSVEVTRQSVKRMVDSEDTAWIKYYYSWSFACACAAFVLLFLGGLALLLFSLPRMPQNPWESCMDAEPEH; translated from the exons ATGCCGCAGACCGAGGCCCTGAAGGTCCGCCTGACCCTCCTCTGCGTGCTGGCGGGCATCGTGCTGGCGCTGGTGGCCGTGGTGACCGACCACTGGGCCGTGCTGAGCCCCCACGTGGAGCACCGCAACGCCAGCTGCCAGGCGGCGCACTTCGGCCTCTGGCGGATTTGCACCAAGCGGATCGTGCCGGGCGACGGCAGGGACAGGAGCTGCGGACCCATCACCCTGCCTGGGG caCCAGAAGCTGCAAGAGAGAAAAGCACAGCATCAATCCCGAATCACCAGTGGCAGTCACACACCCCAG AGAAAAACTGTTCCTACTTCAGGCATTTTAACCCAGGCGAGAGCTCGGAGATCTTCGAAGTTACCACTCAGAAAG AGTACAGCATCTCGGCCGCAGCCATTGCCATCTTCAGCCTGGGCTTCGTCATCGTGGGGACCGCCTGCGCGCTCCTGTCCTTCCGGAAGAAGCGGGATTACCTGCTGAGGCCGGCAGCCATGTTCTTCGCCTTCGCGG GTCTCTGCATCTTCGTCTCGGTAGAGGTCACACGGCAGTCGGTGAAGCGCATGGTCGACAGCGAGGACACCGCCTGGATCAAGTACTATTACTCCTGGTCCTTCGCCTGCGCCTGCGCGGCCTTCGTCCTCCTCTTCCTAGGCGGCCTCGCCCTCCTGCTCTTCTCCCTGCCGCGGATGCCCCAGAACCCCTGGGAGTCCTGCATGGACGCCGAGCCCGAGCACTAG